The genomic window AGTACCGCCGATCGATGTAAGTCCCCTGACGTCCCAGGACGCCGGCGAGCCAGTGGCCCGCCGGCGTCCTTGCGTTTAACACCGGCTTTATCCGGGCGGAAAGAGGGTTTTATCCTGCTTTGACATACTCCTGAACGTGGAGCCAACGCAGGAAAGGAGTACGACGATGTACGACGTATGGGCCCCCTTCACCGATTCGTTCACGGCGCGGGATCTCGTCACGCTTCAGTCGCTGAGTCACACCGGGTTGAAGCTGGTGAGCATCAAGCTGTCGCCCATGAGCGAAGCGGCGGGAAAACACGTGCCGGAACTGGCGCTCCCCAGGGATTGCGTGCTGGTTCTGCTGATCAGGGACGACGCGGTGCTCTATCCGCGGGGCGACACGGCGCTGAAGCCGTGGGATCAGCTCTTCGCGGTCGTGGATGAGCACTCGGAAGGGGAGCTGCGCGACGTGCTGACGCGACTGGCCTCATAATCCCAGCCTTAATCCGTTATAATGAAGGCGTGGAAACATTCGTCCAAGTGGGGGGCTGGCGTTCCGCGGCCCTCCTCCTCAATCTCATCACGTTCTTCCTGGCCTTTTCGGCCTTCGCCGTGGGGTGCCTGATCGCCACGCGGATCAGGCGCCTCCTCGGCTCGGGGCTGCTGAGCGGGATCGTCACCTGCTTCTTGATCGCCTCGGGGGCGCTCGCCCTGCGCAGCCTGCTCATCATCCTCCATCACCTGGCGCTCGTCCCCGAGCTCCTGGCGCTCGTCGTGAGCGACGTGGGCCTGCTGGTGACGGGGGGCGCCCTCTTCGCGGCGTATCTCGTCTTCGAGCGCTTCCTCCGGACCAAGGAAGTGCTCTAAGTAGCTCGAAATGAAGTGTCCGCTTGATTCCCCGCCCCACCGGGGGGCGGGGAGGACTCAGGCGGACGATCGATTCAGGCAAGACGCGCTTAGGCCCCTAGCCTCCGACCCTCACGGTGCCGCGCATGGAGGGATGGAAGCGACAGTAATACTCGAACACCCCGGGCGCGTTGAAGGTGAACGAGTAGCTGCCGCCGACCGGAAGGACCCCGTCGAAGGCCCCGATGGTCGAGACCCCGCCTTCGAGCGGATGCGTGACGGTGTGGGCCACGGAGTCCTGGTTGTACCAGATCACCGTGCCGCCGACCGGGACCTGGATGGTCGCCGGGAGGAACTGGTAGGTCCGGATGGCGACCTGGATGGGGCCGTAGTCCACGCCCCGGTAGGGGATGACGTCGGGGGTGTAGTACGGGTAGCCGAAGTAGGGCGTCACGATGATCGTGCGGCGGCGCTCGCGATCGCGGTCTCGATCGTCGCGATCGCGCCGGCCGTCACGGTCGCGCCGGCCGTCCCTGTCGCCCCGGCCGTCTCGGTCTCGGTCGCCGCGTTGCTGGACCTGGTACGTGCCGCCGCCCGCTCCCGCGTCGAGACGCGCGTGCGTCTCAAAAGCGCCAGGTAGCGGCTGGGAGCAGCCGGCCGTGGTCGCGAGCAAGGCGAGCATCGCGACGCTCAAGAGGCTGTTCTTGGGCATGGGGCCTCCTTCACGGAAGAAAGATCGGTCGCTCGGACCAGTGCCGTTCCACCGGCCCACCATAGAGCAGCGAGCGCAATGGACCATGCGTCACCGGCCCCAATCTTTCGACGAAAATGGCTCGTTTCAACCCTTCGCCCAAGCCTCGCCGGGCATCCGTCACAGCCGCGCGGCGAAGCGTTATGGTATCCAGGAAGATGCAAGCGCATCGCCCCCCTGGAGCCCCCCCATGCGAACGGCCTACTTCGACTGCTTCCAAGGCGCCACCGAGACCATGCTGCTCGGCGCCCTGATCGACGCGGGCGCCGACCCCGAGCGGCTGCGCGCGGACCTCGCGGGCCTCGGCGACGGGTGCGCGCTGACGGTGACGCGCGATCGCGACCGCGGCGTCGCGGCCACCCGGGTGACCCTCAAGGCCAAGGACGACGCCATCAAGCGCGAGATGCGCGAGGTGGCGGGCGTCATCCTCAAGAGCAAGCTCGAGACCGGCGTCCAGGAGCGCGCGCTGCGCGTGTTCCACCGCCTCGCGCTCGCGCACGGCCGCCTGCAGGACCTTTCCCCCGAGCGGGTCATCATGCACGAGGCGGGCAGCATGACGGCGATCGCCACCGTCGTCGCCTTCATCCTCTCGCTCGACCAGCTCGGCCTCACCCGGCTCTGCTGCTCCGCGCTGCCCCTCGGCAGCGGCACGGTCAAGACCCCCCAGGGCCTGATGCCCGTCCCCGCTCCGGTCGTGGTGGAGTTGCTCGCGGGCATCCCCGTCTGCGACAACGGCGAGACCGGCGAGCAGCTCACCCCGCTCGCGGCCGCCATGCTCAGCACCCTCTGCCGCGACGCCGGCAAGCTGCCTTCCATGCACCTTTCGAGCCAGGGCTGGGGCGTCGGATCCGGGCGCCAGGCCCCCATGTGCCGGGTGCTGACGGGTGCCGCCGAGGCCGAGGAGGCCGAGCAGCGCGAGACCGTCGGCGTGGTCGAGACGAACATCGACGACGCCAACCCCCAGTTCCACGAGTACGTGGTGGATCGCCTCTTCGAGGCCGGCGCGCTCGACGTCT from Pantanalinema sp. includes these protein-coding regions:
- a CDS encoding TrkA C-terminal domain-containing protein; amino-acid sequence: MYDVWAPFTDSFTARDLVTLQSLSHTGLKLVSIKLSPMSEAAGKHVPELALPRDCVLVLLIRDDAVLYPRGDTALKPWDQLFAVVDEHSEGELRDVLTRLAS
- a CDS encoding cupredoxin family copper-binding protein; this encodes MPKNSLLSVAMLALLATTAGCSQPLPGAFETHARLDAGAGGGTYQVQQRGDRDRDGRGDRDGRRDRDGRRDRDDRDRDRERRRTIIVTPYFGYPYYTPDVIPYRGVDYGPIQVAIRTYQFLPATIQVPVGGTVIWYNQDSVAHTVTHPLEGGVSTIGAFDGVLPVGGSYSFTFNAPGVFEYYCRFHPSMRGTVRVGG
- the larC gene encoding nickel pincer cofactor biosynthesis protein LarC; the protein is MRTAYFDCFQGATETMLLGALIDAGADPERLRADLAGLGDGCALTVTRDRDRGVAATRVTLKAKDDAIKREMREVAGVILKSKLETGVQERALRVFHRLALAHGRLQDLSPERVIMHEAGSMTAIATVVAFILSLDQLGLTRLCCSALPLGSGTVKTPQGLMPVPAPVVVELLAGIPVCDNGETGEQLTPLAAAMLSTLCRDAGKLPSMHLSSQGWGVGSGRQAPMCRVLTGAAEAEEAEQRETVGVVETNIDDANPQFHEYVVDRLFEAGALDVFLTPIVMKRGRSGIKLTALVAPDKQELITDIIFAETPSVGVRTYQAERRMLDREIMSISTDFGPIRVKVARQMGAITNLMPEYKDCVSAAKKQGVPLKTVWQATLSQALQQTGRAG